A single genomic interval of Labeo rohita strain BAU-BD-2019 chromosome 13, IGBB_LRoh.1.0, whole genome shotgun sequence harbors:
- the mxtx1 gene encoding mix-type homeobox gene 1, whose translation MWKDNSIDASAKISGSGTVARSASRRKRTSFSKEHVELLRATFETDPYPGISLRESLSQTTGLPESRIQVWFQNRRARTLKCKGGKKPLWQPESPYSAMQNSPHASNRDGSESGAVPGPICTPPPAYPNHIKEEMERDGLYGCDTPSSMSIGDDSGYCTPSYRNHQARAMNAHCSPPLLSPEHQMPPNWAARYDRSPMSSMLSPYHLDAYGCNPSSVQGFFYSPSEKHHSLQPLTPVTPDSGCWEVGLDGTPPASSSFCVDNPDVQRMESQQESGIHHGPLPELPALSLQEILGELQGDWWQGEGQNSHSSEDNHVYG comes from the exons ATGTGGAAAGACAACAGTATTG ATGCGTCTGCTAAAATATCTGGAAGCGGTACTGTAGCAAGAAGTGCAAGTCGCAGGAAAAGAACAAGTTTCTCAAAGGAACACGTTGAGCTTCTTCGTGCCACATTTGAGACAGATCCTTACCCAGGAATCAGCCTTAGAGAAAGTCTCTCCCAAACTACAGGGCTGCCAGAGTCTCGCATACAG GTATGGTTCCAGAATAGGAGGGCTCGCACGTTGAAATGCAAGGGTGGTAAGAAGCCACTGTGGCAACCTGAATCACCATATAGTGCGATGCAGAATTCACCACACGCTTCTAACAGGGACGGCAGCGAGTCTGGTGCAGTTCCTGGGCCTATATGCACTCCACCACCTGCGTACCCTAATCATATTAAGGAAGAAATGGAAAGGGATGGACTTTACGGATGTGACACTCCATCTTCCATGTCGATCGGCGACGATTCTGGCTACTGCACCCCTTCATACAGAAACCATCAGGCCAGAGCCATGAATGCTCACTGCAGCCCTCCTCTATTAAGCCCAGAGCATCAGATGCCTCCAAACTGGGCTGCGAGGTATGACAGGTCACCTATGAGCTCCATGTTGAGTCCATATCATCTTGACGCCTATGGTTGCAATCCCAGCTCTGTCCAAGGCTTTTTTTACTCTCCGTCTGAAAAACACCACAGTCTTCAGCCGCTGACCCCTGTTACCCCAGACTCGGGCTGCTGGGAGGTTGGTTTGGACGGTACTCCTCCAGCTTCCAGTTCTTTCTGTGTAGATAACCCAGACGTTCAGAGGATGGAGAGCCAACAGGAAAGCGGGATTCACCACGGGCCTCTGCCTGAGCTGCCAGCTTTGTCCCTACAAGAGATCCTGGGAGAGCTGCAAGGAGACTGGTGGCAAGGTGAAGGACAAAATAGCCACTCATCTGAGGACAACCATGTGTACGGCTGA